The nucleotide window TGGCTTCGTGCTGGAAAGCGGCTTCGACTCCAGCAACGGCGCTGGCTCCTCCTCGACCGGTGGCCTGAACTTCGGCCGCCAGAGCGAAGTGAACCTGTCGGGCGCTTTCGGTACCGTGCGCCTGGGCAACTTCTTCCCCGAGTCGTACTTCGCCACGGCCGACTACGTGAGCATGCACAACCATGACACGGGTTCCTCGTCCGACGCGCTGTACTACGATCCCGTGTGGTTCGGCACCCTGGGCACGGCCAACAAGATCGCCTACCGCACCCCCAGCTTCGGCGGCCTGACCGTGGAAGGCGCGATGACCTTCCACGAGAACAATGCGCCGAGCAAGTACGGCTACGACCTGGCTGCCAACTACAACCTGGGCGCCCTGGCCCTGGGTGCTGGCTACAGCGGCGTGAACAGCAACTACCAAGTGGGCCTGCGCGCTGCCTATACCTTCGGCGCCTTCACGGTCGGCGGCTACTACCAGCGCAACAAGGACGACAACCAGCTGGTTGCTACCGGCGCTGGCACGCGCAACAACTTCCGCCTGTCGGGCATGTACACCATGGGCGCTTCCGAGTTCCACGTGAACCTGGGCCACGCCAACAAGTGGAGCAACGTGTCTGACACTGCCGCCACCCAATGGA belongs to Acidovorax sp. YS12 and includes:
- a CDS encoding porin → MQKNHLLLALLAAVGASSAMAQSSVTLYGRVNTTVERQKDGDVTKTGMFNNSSRFGFKGVEDLGGGLKAGFVLESGFDSSNGAGSSSTGGLNFGRQSEVNLSGAFGTVRLGNFFPESYFATADYVSMHNHDTGSSSDALYYDPVWFGTLGTANKIAYRTPSFGGLTVEGAMTFHENNAPSKYGYDLAANYNLGALALGAGYSGVNSNYQVGLRAAYTFGAFTVGGYYQRNKDDNQLVATGAGTRNNFRLSGMYTMGASEFHVNLGHANKWSNVSDTAATQWTLGYNYNLSKRTKVYGYYTRVNNGALSDINVTNSGDNFNSFAVGVRHNF